The following are from one region of the Methanospirillum hungatei genome:
- a CDS encoding PAS domain S-box protein, with product MFSVLYIDDDTPLLEIGKVFLERSGFLHVQTVISGKNALELLQKESFDVIISDYEMPEMDGLQLLKEVRSRYPRIPFIIFTGRGREEVVIEALNSGASFYLQKGGDPTSQFAELIHMAEKAITHFQATSELEKKNEELSSLNEELASIEEELRQNLYEMNIQSKILHESEERYRLVMEATSDGIWDLDLKSKKAFFSDWYYKMIGYEPGEFEGSYDNWRTLVHPDDISRAESEVSYSITHPGAEFNVEFRIKTKQGFYRWIHGRGRVVSWDSDGNAVRMVGSHIDITDRKRIEDALLVSEEKYRILADKSKDLIFLLKIPEIIYEYISPSVKNLTGYSQDEFYQSPELLKHCIAPSFQDFFEKAFDDLIQGNIPDEYEFQIITKSGEIKWVNQRNTPIYDDGNRLTGLQGIVTDITERKMNEEIIREAMKKYEILFNNVPSGIVVTDESGKIIEANQDAAKILQVTRDELITRGITRPEWSIFSQDGTPIINDDSSIITNLKVGRGLSGIELGVQNPYGHLAWIVATSSNLNIKGYGSIISFQDIGEQKRTSQALSMVNKKLSLLTSITRHDVKNSLTALKGFLYLLSENMKDAGDKELVQKITSIAGDITRKIDFTSAYQKIGAENPEWQNLSAIIGSISLNGVQFSHDVSGIEIFADQMLGIVFENLIQNSVMHGEIVTHIALKIVNDGQNLLLVFEDNGVGIPSSEKEMIFERGYGKNTGFGLFLIREILSITGLSIKENGIPGKGVRFEITVPQGVYRTIME from the coding sequence ATGTTCTCAGTTCTGTATATTGATGATGATACACCACTTCTGGAAATAGGTAAGGTTTTTCTAGAGCGGTCAGGCTTTTTACATGTACAAACGGTTATTTCTGGAAAAAATGCTCTTGAATTATTGCAAAAAGAGTCGTTTGACGTAATTATATCAGATTATGAAATGCCTGAAATGGATGGATTGCAATTATTAAAAGAAGTCAGAAGTCGCTATCCACGCATCCCGTTTATCATCTTCACAGGAAGAGGAAGAGAAGAGGTTGTCATTGAGGCCCTTAATTCCGGAGCTTCGTTTTACCTTCAGAAAGGAGGGGATCCCACATCACAATTTGCTGAACTCATTCATATGGCTGAAAAAGCCATCACCCATTTTCAGGCAACATCTGAACTTGAAAAAAAGAATGAAGAATTATCATCTTTAAACGAAGAACTTGCTTCGATAGAAGAAGAACTTCGTCAGAATTTATATGAGATGAATATCCAGAGCAAAATTCTTCATGAGAGTGAAGAACGATACCGACTGGTTATGGAGGCGACCAGCGATGGAATATGGGATCTGGATTTGAAATCAAAAAAAGCATTTTTTAGTGATTGGTATTACAAAATGATTGGATATGAACCAGGTGAGTTTGAAGGGAGTTATGATAACTGGCGAACACTGGTTCATCCTGATGATATAAGCCGGGCTGAATCAGAGGTATCATATTCTATAACTCATCCGGGGGCAGAATTTAATGTTGAATTCAGAATAAAAACAAAGCAAGGATTTTATCGGTGGATTCATGGGAGGGGGAGAGTAGTCTCCTGGGATTCTGATGGAAATGCTGTCCGAATGGTGGGTTCACATATTGATATTACTGACCGGAAACGAATAGAGGATGCCTTACTTGTAAGTGAAGAAAAGTACCGGATACTTGCTGATAAATCCAAGGATCTCATCTTTTTGTTAAAAATTCCGGAAATAATATATGAATATATTAGTCCTTCAGTGAAAAACCTGACCGGATATAGCCAGGATGAGTTTTATCAATCTCCTGAGCTTCTCAAACATTGTATTGCACCATCATTTCAGGATTTTTTTGAGAAAGCATTTGATGATCTGATTCAAGGAAATATTCCTGATGAGTATGAATTTCAGATTATCACAAAATCTGGTGAGATCAAGTGGGTTAATCAGAGAAATACCCCTATTTATGATGATGGAAACCGACTTACCGGATTACAGGGAATTGTTACAGATATCACCGAACGAAAAATGAATGAGGAAATTATTCGGGAGGCGATGAAGAAATATGAAATACTTTTTAACAATGTTCCATCCGGGATTGTTGTAACAGATGAATCCGGAAAAATAATTGAAGCGAATCAGGATGCAGCAAAAATCCTTCAGGTTACACGGGATGAGTTGATTACTCGTGGTATTACAAGGCCTGAATGGTCAATTTTTTCACAGGATGGAACTCCCATCATCAATGATGACTCCTCTATCATTACTAACCTCAAAGTAGGAAGGGGGTTGTCCGGTATTGAACTTGGTGTCCAAAATCCTTATGGACACCTAGCCTGGATCGTCGCTACTTCATCAAATTTAAATATCAAGGGGTATGGCTCTATTATTTCTTTTCAAGACATAGGTGAACAAAAACGGACAAGTCAGGCTTTATCAATGGTTAATAAGAAATTATCACTTCTGACAAGTATTACACGTCATGATGTGAAAAACAGCCTGACCGCTTTGAAAGGATTTCTCTACCTTTTATCTGAGAATATGAAAGATGCTGGTGACAAGGAGTTAGTTCAAAAAATCACTTCTATTGCAGGTGACATTACCAGAAAAATTGATTTCACCAGCGCATATCAAAAAATAGGTGCAGAAAATCCTGAATGGCAAAACCTTTCTGCAATTATTGGATCCATCTCACTAAATGGCGTGCAGTTTTCTCATGACGTTTCAGGTATTGAGATTTTTGCAGATCAAATGCTTGGAATTGTGTTTGAAAATCTTATCCAAAATAGTGTTATGCATGGGGAGATCGTAACACATATTGCTCTTAAAATTGTGAATGACGGACAAAACCTGTTACTTGTGTTTGAGGATAATGGGGTAGGAATACCTTCATCTGAAAAAGAAATGATATTTGAGAGAGGATATGGAAAAAATACCGGCTTTGGGTTGTTTTTGATCCGGGAGATACTTTCAATCACTGGCCTTTCAATAAAGGAAAATGGAATACCAGGAAAAGGAGTACGATTTGAGATTACCGTTCCTCAGGGAGTATATCGAACTATTATGGAATAA
- a CDS encoding PD-(D/E)XK nuclease family protein produces MAGQSVLVHAIPGETLEHEILKFCSQITHYPFNSWMILPTRRLVKMVQGKLIEMKQSFLPDHICTLDELCEHLIDQHGQEIVRINSTASRLLLIDIMHEHEDDLTLFFTNKNPSPRAIQDLQTLLQVIIRREINYPACLGSLASEKSYQIDILISAYKNRLVEKNLVDPDTLLIWVIDFLSKINQEHATSILGHVHLYGLFEPLPLEKRLITSIKKVCSSLTYTIPFGRDPEVFSDSGSWLSPDYEEDLDIHIEKSQITTIFSYEPSQTGDQLSFSHITGMGFSDPVMEMNSVAREISRLLSLGASYDDIVVVSPDVRTSLGYATETFADFHIPITSSQGPHISTTPLIAYYLTIFDVIEKGFRYEELIRVIQSPYCRFRWTEYGETGYSDISPDKAITDQTGNYRILLYDHVDLICRSYGLDGGHIDWDFRLSEIVRMCKETKEDPSKEQKQNTEEKSKSESSHSYSPRPPLPVEQIEITVSGILRFIALLRTLQEKQTIPEHIDQFNNILREFGSPVPGTDRDAPENAWLSDEEFSLLKSFESVYQELKNISRAGIVSSISSKGPISFIKFIRSFRHLIQDKTLNTEPGIPGIMLTGIREIVHQHYPYVFLISLNEGFIPRLTTRLPFTNASENARMDTRTLSDILRQEKYQFIAALLSGTSHVYLSWYEHKDERTTLPSVFIDHLRTSTLLPEWEYRATNETENPPHPYEYGAIEASIVAGKCIHNKRWREAQSLIPHDVSLFSLFDRITIERSYRFRLNRSEYDGIIGYDHVIRKMLSKKFGTDYHWSASMFETYAKCPFRFYLERVVHIRPLPDIGSDLPPETKGNLIHTILSRFERTMYERNLLPLHEDIIDQALSTIKEIAIEECDKVPYATPLWHAKKRQLMGDDKVGDGMLDRFVFAEIERLQQDDDGRVPHPYKPSLFEFSFGAVKGPDDDPHSLHKPVDLIDIQKDWNQSDGDQIGKKSSDIVRFIGKIDRIDCTPDGLFGIIDYKTGKKIPGPSDLTRMTALQLPLYLLAYHKISHLTPAFGSYVQLQRKIMHSLILYDPAHKRTLPKGKLPKSEPKWRDILECALDSSISHVHTIRDGQFPIQATSECNTDWYCPYKTICRFQPDRGSQLGEWSHYPSEEYSDMKKGDA; encoded by the coding sequence ATGGCTGGTCAGTCAGTTCTTGTTCATGCTATTCCAGGGGAAACCCTTGAACATGAGATTTTAAAATTTTGTTCTCAAATAACACATTATCCCTTTAATTCCTGGATGATTCTTCCGACCAGACGTCTTGTCAAAATGGTACAGGGAAAACTTATTGAAATGAAACAGTCTTTCCTCCCGGATCATATCTGTACATTAGACGAACTATGTGAACATCTCATAGACCAACACGGGCAGGAAATTGTCCGAATCAACTCCACAGCATCCCGACTGTTACTGATAGATATCATGCATGAACATGAAGATGACCTTACCCTTTTTTTCACTAATAAAAATCCATCACCGAGGGCGATTCAGGATCTTCAGACATTGTTGCAGGTCATTATCAGAAGGGAGATTAACTATCCGGCCTGTCTTGGCTCACTTGCTTCAGAAAAAAGTTATCAGATTGATATTCTCATATCAGCCTACAAAAACAGACTTGTTGAAAAAAACCTCGTCGATCCTGATACACTTCTTATTTGGGTGATTGACTTTTTATCAAAAATAAACCAGGAACATGCGACATCAATTCTCGGACATGTTCACCTATATGGACTTTTTGAGCCGCTGCCTCTTGAAAAACGACTGATTACATCCATCAAAAAAGTGTGTTCATCTCTGACATATACCATCCCATTCGGGAGAGATCCAGAAGTTTTTTCAGATTCAGGATCCTGGTTATCGCCTGATTATGAAGAGGATCTCGATATACATATCGAAAAATCCCAGATAACGACGATTTTTTCATATGAACCTTCCCAAACCGGAGATCAGCTTTCCTTCTCTCATATAACCGGAATGGGATTTTCTGATCCTGTTATGGAAATGAATAGTGTTGCACGTGAAATTTCCCGATTGTTATCATTAGGAGCTTCATATGATGATATTGTTGTTGTATCTCCTGATGTTCGAACCTCTCTTGGATATGCAACCGAAACATTTGCAGACTTTCATATTCCGATAACCTCTTCACAAGGCCCTCATATAAGCACAACCCCACTCATTGCATATTATCTTACAATTTTTGATGTTATAGAGAAGGGGTTCCGATATGAAGAACTTATCAGGGTAATCCAAAGTCCCTATTGCAGATTCAGATGGACTGAGTATGGGGAAACAGGCTATTCAGACATTTCTCCAGATAAAGCAATTACTGATCAAACAGGAAATTATCGTATATTATTATATGACCACGTGGATCTTATATGTCGGAGTTATGGACTTGACGGAGGTCATATAGACTGGGATTTCAGACTTTCCGAAATTGTGCGGATGTGCAAAGAAACCAAGGAGGATCCTTCGAAGGAACAAAAACAGAATACTGAAGAAAAAAGCAAGTCTGAATCTTCTCATTCATATTCGCCTCGTCCTCCACTTCCTGTTGAGCAAATTGAAATTACAGTCAGCGGGATCCTACGGTTTATTGCCTTACTCCGAACTCTTCAGGAAAAACAAACAATACCTGAACATATTGATCAGTTTAACAACATTCTTCGCGAATTTGGATCACCTGTTCCTGGAACAGATAGAGATGCTCCAGAAAATGCATGGCTTTCGGATGAAGAATTCTCTCTTTTGAAGTCTTTTGAAAGTGTGTATCAAGAATTGAAGAATATCTCACGAGCAGGTATCGTATCATCCATCTCATCAAAAGGCCCCATTTCATTTATAAAATTTATACGTTCTTTCAGACACCTGATTCAGGATAAAACCCTGAATACAGAACCAGGTATTCCGGGAATAATGTTAACTGGTATTCGGGAGATTGTTCATCAGCATTATCCATATGTGTTCCTTATTTCTCTCAATGAAGGGTTTATCCCCCGCCTTACAACACGACTACCATTTACCAATGCTAGTGAAAATGCACGGATGGATACTCGTACTCTTTCCGATATCTTACGACAGGAAAAATATCAATTCATTGCTGCACTTCTTTCAGGCACGTCCCATGTCTACCTCAGTTGGTATGAACATAAAGATGAACGAACAACGCTCCCATCAGTATTCATTGATCACCTGAGAACCTCCACTCTCCTTCCTGAATGGGAATACAGAGCGACGAATGAAACCGAAAATCCTCCTCATCCATATGAGTATGGTGCGATTGAGGCATCCATAGTCGCGGGTAAATGTATCCACAATAAAAGATGGAGAGAGGCACAGTCCCTCATCCCTCATGATGTTTCATTATTCTCTCTTTTTGACCGGATTACTATAGAACGGTCATATCGATTTCGTCTGAACCGATCAGAATATGATGGGATTATTGGATACGACCACGTGATACGAAAAATGCTTTCCAAAAAATTTGGTACCGACTATCACTGGTCAGCGTCAATGTTTGAGACGTATGCAAAATGTCCATTCAGATTTTATCTCGAACGAGTAGTTCACATAAGACCTCTCCCAGACATAGGAAGCGATCTGCCCCCGGAAACAAAAGGTAATCTGATTCATACAATTTTGAGCAGATTTGAACGTACTATGTATGAACGAAACCTTCTACCATTACACGAAGACATAATTGATCAAGCACTTTCAACAATAAAGGAAATTGCAATAGAAGAATGTGACAAAGTCCCTTATGCAACCCCGCTCTGGCATGCGAAAAAAAGACAACTCATGGGTGATGACAAGGTTGGTGATGGGATGCTTGATCGGTTTGTTTTTGCAGAGATTGAACGGTTACAACAAGATGATGATGGAAGAGTACCCCATCCTTACAAACCTTCCCTTTTTGAATTCTCATTTGGAGCAGTGAAAGGACCTGATGATGATCCACATTCTCTCCATAAACCAGTTGACCTCATAGACATACAAAAAGACTGGAATCAGTCTGACGGAGATCAAATAGGCAAAAAATCATCTGATATCGTACGGTTTATTGGAAAAATAGACCGGATTGATTGTACTCCTGATGGACTATTTGGTATCATTGATTATAAAACCGGAAAAAAAATTCCAGGCCCGTCAGATCTCACCCGGATGACCGCTTTACAACTACCCCTTTATCTCCTGGCATATCACAAAATCTCACACCTCACTCCGGCTTTTGGATCGTATGTGCAATTACAACGAAAAATTATGCATAGTCTCATCCTCTACGATCCAGCTCATAAAAGAACTCTCCCAAAAGGAAAATTACCAAAGTCAGAGCCCAAATGGCGTGACATCCTCGAGTGTGCTCTTGACTCTTCCATATCACATGTTCATACTATTCGTGACGGACAATTTCCCATTCAGGCAACATCAGAATGCAATACTGACTGGTACTGTCCCTACAAGACCATTTGTAGATTTCAGCCGGACAGGGGATCACAACTTGGAGAATGGTCCCACTATCCATCCGAAGAGTACAGTGACATGAAGAAAGGTGATGCATAA
- a CDS encoding UvrD-helicase domain-containing protein: MAATPRQHQAITRHDMSMVVTAGAGTGKTFVLVEKYLNLIQDEGFRIRDVLALTFTDKAAAEMKERVRKTIADRLRDDPENQIWKDAHEELVIAPVMTFHSFCAQILREFAIEAGLDPGFVILDEGQNLAVQREAFDTLVRKPPGEIYEPLVRLLAQVEKYQLYQILTSISTESERFSQFCADITSDPDGIINTWEIFLEQVRTPVIKEFFQNGEVRDAIADFIRFEKIYQNTGDRAAIYLTQVCSSLKRIRADVSLEELSKAVREFLSVRPKGTLGSQKIWNNDDLKLFRREKTFLIEKLEKTLPYFELYIKPDSAFTTATMSFFFDLALVGVTYTSALQALKKQANGLDFNDLITCTREFLHQHQDIVARHIRPRFRYILVDEFQDTDPSQFEIITSIIGDLTPETKGLFIVGDPKQSIYLFRNADVTRFKEAQNRILTDCNGDLINLDTSFRSCREVIGCVNYLFSRIFSSTEKPWEFGYEPIQVCEERKRSSGSITVLMPEKAPKGSEQSESKEIEAGMVADLVHRIASSGSFLITDRDNIIRPAGYGDIAILIERRTHLSRYTTALSRKEAPYYVHGGIGFYSRQEIYDIYSILSFLLRPFDTAALYGVLRSPYFGLSDIALFHILHIHESKKGWTLFDTLKIIAQELTTLSGDYEEQYSCFSSSVREKIIRAFSLLNSWKKHAGREPVVSFISRIIRESGIFTIYSAMEQGEQQVANLLKLQRIIKGKTESGAYNLFDLISDMTVSIADEEREGEAALDTLSKTSVNIMTVHAAKGLEFPIVILPDMGSSREGKLGPILSGDHTAIFGVKIPDPDHDYEIRETPVYSALSLIQKEKESAERKRLFYVGTTRARDHLILCGKQPEKYYDTIDKSNNRIDWICTIFGITKEIAEQGGVLSFDPKDGGDEIEVTVLSDPDQLTRIWADEKLPPLFIPDEFITQSGTRIVKSQNSRERVIHRPVPVTDVVESRYPEPENKDFVQQINIPDAPTLQKNEAGILLHQIFSGKSPQTVLAEYGITSLAAEIYCTSLYEQFCSLPLIQDSSVSYQELSFVTYIGPYPVTGRIDRLIQISDGTWAVIDYKSGNYSGAEWQLNFYRKAAERITGQTVRMFVYSIQTGKMTEAPYLSDEEMIQYLKEWTDSHIQKMV; encoded by the coding sequence ATGGCTGCTACTCCCCGTCAACATCAGGCAATAACCAGGCATGATATGAGTATGGTGGTAACAGCAGGAGCAGGAACCGGAAAAACATTTGTTCTTGTTGAAAAATATTTAAACCTCATTCAGGACGAAGGTTTTCGAATTCGGGATGTTCTGGCCCTTACATTTACCGACAAGGCTGCTGCAGAGATGAAAGAACGAGTCAGGAAGACTATTGCTGACCGCTTGAGAGATGATCCTGAAAACCAGATCTGGAAGGATGCTCATGAGGAACTGGTCATTGCACCAGTTATGACTTTCCATTCATTTTGCGCACAGATCCTTCGTGAGTTTGCAATTGAGGCGGGATTGGATCCAGGATTTGTTATCCTTGATGAAGGACAAAATCTCGCAGTCCAAAGAGAAGCATTTGATACACTTGTCCGAAAACCACCTGGAGAGATATATGAACCACTTGTCCGTCTGCTTGCGCAGGTTGAAAAATACCAGTTATACCAGATATTAACATCTATATCTACCGAAAGTGAGAGATTTTCACAATTTTGTGCTGATATCACGTCAGATCCCGATGGTATCATCAATACCTGGGAAATATTTCTCGAACAGGTCAGAACCCCAGTAATAAAGGAATTTTTTCAGAACGGTGAAGTACGAGATGCCATTGCTGACTTTATTCGATTTGAAAAGATCTATCAAAATACCGGAGATAGGGCGGCAATATATCTGACCCAGGTCTGTTCATCACTCAAGAGGATAAGGGCAGATGTATCACTAGAAGAACTGTCTAAAGCAGTACGCGAATTTTTGTCAGTGCGACCAAAAGGAACTCTCGGTTCACAAAAGATATGGAATAATGATGATCTCAAACTGTTTCGAAGAGAAAAAACATTTCTTATCGAAAAACTAGAAAAAACTCTGCCTTACTTTGAATTATACATAAAACCTGACTCAGCTTTTACTACAGCAACTATGAGCTTTTTTTTCGACCTTGCATTGGTTGGAGTTACATATACGAGCGCCCTACAAGCGTTAAAAAAGCAGGCAAACGGACTGGATTTTAATGATCTCATTACCTGTACACGGGAATTTTTACATCAACACCAGGATATCGTTGCCCGACATATAAGGCCACGGTTTCGTTATATCCTTGTGGATGAATTTCAGGACACTGACCCATCACAATTTGAAATTATAACATCCATAATCGGTGATCTCACACCAGAAACAAAAGGTCTCTTTATTGTAGGTGATCCAAAACAGTCCATATATCTATTTAGAAATGCAGATGTAACACGGTTTAAAGAAGCCCAAAACAGGATTCTTACAGATTGTAACGGAGATTTGATAAATCTCGACACGAGTTTCAGAAGCTGCCGTGAAGTTATCGGGTGTGTAAATTATCTCTTCTCCCGAATCTTTTCATCAACAGAAAAGCCCTGGGAATTTGGATATGAACCAATACAGGTCTGTGAAGAACGGAAAAGATCTTCAGGTTCTATTACAGTGTTAATGCCGGAAAAAGCTCCGAAAGGAAGTGAACAATCCGAGTCCAAAGAGATAGAGGCAGGGATGGTTGCAGACCTGGTCCATAGAATCGCATCATCAGGATCTTTTTTGATTACTGATCGGGACAATATAATTCGTCCTGCCGGATATGGAGACATTGCTATACTTATCGAGAGACGTACTCATCTATCCCGATATACCACTGCTTTATCCAGAAAAGAAGCTCCCTACTATGTGCATGGTGGAATAGGTTTTTATTCGAGACAGGAGATATACGACATTTACTCAATTTTATCATTCCTGCTCAGACCTTTTGATACGGCTGCTCTGTATGGTGTCCTGCGATCACCATATTTTGGTCTTTCAGACATCGCTTTATTTCATATTCTTCACATACATGAATCCAAGAAAGGATGGACACTTTTTGATACACTGAAAATAATTGCTCAGGAACTGACCACCTTATCCGGAGATTATGAAGAACAATATTCCTGTTTCTCTTCTTCAGTCCGTGAAAAAATAATTCGTGCTTTTTCATTATTGAACTCCTGGAAAAAACATGCAGGGAGGGAACCAGTCGTTTCATTCATCTCCCGGATAATCCGTGAGTCAGGAATTTTTACCATATATAGTGCGATGGAACAGGGAGAACAACAGGTTGCTAATCTGTTAAAACTACAGAGAATTATCAAAGGGAAAACAGAATCCGGGGCATATAATCTCTTTGATCTGATATCAGATATGACAGTATCAATTGCTGACGAGGAACGGGAAGGAGAAGCAGCTCTTGATACGCTTTCAAAAACATCTGTAAACATTATGACTGTCCATGCAGCAAAAGGCCTTGAATTTCCAATTGTTATCCTTCCGGATATGGGATCATCCAGGGAAGGAAAGTTAGGACCTATTCTATCCGGTGATCATACAGCAATTTTCGGCGTAAAAATTCCTGATCCGGATCATGACTATGAAATACGTGAAACCCCGGTATACTCGGCATTATCACTGATACAAAAAGAGAAAGAATCTGCAGAACGAAAACGTCTTTTTTATGTTGGAACTACACGGGCACGTGACCATCTCATCCTCTGTGGAAAACAGCCTGAAAAATATTATGATACAATTGATAAAAGCAATAACCGGATAGACTGGATATGCACTATCTTTGGTATTACCAAGGAGATAGCAGAACAAGGAGGGGTATTGTCATTTGATCCAAAAGATGGAGGAGATGAAATTGAGGTAACAGTACTTTCAGATCCTGACCAGTTAACCCGAATCTGGGCAGATGAAAAATTACCACCTCTTTTTATACCAGATGAGTTCATTACGCAATCGGGTACAAGAATCGTAAAATCTCAAAATTCCCGGGAGAGAGTAATTCATCGACCTGTCCCGGTGACAGACGTCGTGGAATCCCGATATCCTGAACCAGAAAATAAGGATTTCGTTCAGCAGATAAACATCCCAGATGCCCCGACTCTTCAGAAGAATGAAGCAGGTATCCTTCTTCACCAGATCTTTTCCGGAAAAAGCCCACAAACGGTCCTTGCAGAATATGGGATTACCAGTCTTGCTGCAGAAATATATTGTACCTCTTTATACGAACAATTTTGTTCACTTCCTTTGATACAGGATTCTTCAGTTTCATATCAGGAACTTTCATTTGTTACCTATATCGGACCGTATCCGGTTACCGGGAGAATTGATCGACTCATTCAGATCTCTGATGGAACATGGGCCGTGATAGATTATAAATCGGGTAATTACTCTGGAGCAGAATGGCAACTGAATTTTTATCGAAAAGCTGCTGAAAGAATCACCGGTCAAACGGTCCGGATGTTTGTTTACTCAATTCAGACTGGAAAAATGACAGAAGCACCATACCTTTCAGATGAAGAAATGATTCAATATTTAAAGGAATGGACAGATTCTCATATCCAAAAAATGGTCTGA